Proteins from one Mesorhizobium sp. M9A.F.Ca.ET.002.03.1.2 genomic window:
- a CDS encoding acyltransferase family protein translates to MKYRRDIDGLRAVAVLPVVLFHFGISAIPGGFTGVDIFFVISGYLITGSLLDDLERGRFSIVSFYWRRARRILPALIFVTLLASIAALFILLPSDLHEFSLSVIAASTFWSNIYFWKTSNYFSIDAELRPLLHTWSLSVEEQYYIFAPILMFLIYRYFAKRWLMILLPIILGSFVLAIMATWLAPNAGFYLLPTRIWELMLGAVLMLKRPPPLSNRFLMELVGLAGFGLLAIGFFTISESDPFPGYNALYPCLGTALLIYVGQNTPSVMVTRILEVRPLVWIGLISYSLYLVHWPINAFAHYLSLQKLDPSVTVAMTVASFALAAFSWKYIEQPFRQKRAFTAPAPIFAFSAGAIALLCVGGVAGALGNGFPQRFPDYAQQRIPVGDWRNGICFNEGSSRIESWNIKDCTLTSGFPTTVLLWGDSFAAHYVSGLEANVNHLQANIVEYTYAGCPPILSYFSYARPDCKRFNQRALKVIRDVGIKTVVLSGRWTDYEARSFDGLQQTIDTLGGMGVRVFVIGQSPQFITDVRKIAFFAKRENLDDTSWPMAMDPDINERVRSFTKGATFIDPLKFLCSAGRCSYTDAGQFLYFDYGHFSSIGATLAISKYWPAFAADNALATTE, encoded by the coding sequence ATGAAGTACAGGCGCGATATCGATGGCCTTCGGGCCGTTGCGGTACTGCCGGTTGTACTCTTCCATTTCGGAATTTCGGCAATTCCCGGCGGCTTTACCGGCGTCGATATCTTCTTCGTCATATCTGGCTACCTGATCACCGGAAGCCTTCTGGACGACCTTGAACGCGGCCGGTTTTCGATCGTCAGCTTCTACTGGCGGCGTGCCCGGCGCATTCTGCCGGCTTTGATCTTTGTCACGCTTCTCGCATCCATTGCAGCCTTGTTCATTCTTCTGCCGTCGGATCTGCACGAATTCAGTCTCAGCGTCATAGCGGCCTCGACGTTCTGGTCGAACATCTACTTTTGGAAAACGTCAAACTACTTCTCCATCGATGCCGAGCTCCGACCGCTTTTGCACACGTGGTCGCTTTCGGTCGAGGAACAGTACTACATCTTCGCCCCAATCCTGATGTTCCTGATCTATCGCTATTTTGCGAAGCGCTGGCTGATGATACTGCTGCCGATCATTCTCGGCAGCTTCGTGCTGGCGATCATGGCGACATGGCTGGCGCCAAATGCGGGTTTCTACCTGCTGCCGACACGGATCTGGGAACTTATGCTGGGCGCCGTGCTCATGCTGAAACGGCCCCCTCCCTTGAGCAACCGGTTTCTTATGGAACTGGTCGGGTTGGCCGGATTTGGCCTTCTCGCCATCGGATTCTTCACGATTTCGGAGAGCGATCCGTTCCCGGGCTATAACGCCTTGTATCCGTGCCTGGGGACGGCCCTCCTTATCTATGTTGGCCAAAACACCCCCTCGGTGATGGTTACCCGCATACTCGAAGTCCGACCGCTGGTCTGGATCGGTCTCATCTCGTATTCGTTGTATCTCGTTCACTGGCCGATCAATGCGTTCGCGCACTATCTTTCATTGCAAAAACTGGACCCGTCGGTGACCGTCGCGATGACGGTTGCAAGCTTCGCACTGGCTGCATTCTCCTGGAAGTACATCGAGCAGCCGTTTCGGCAGAAAAGGGCCTTCACCGCCCCGGCACCGATCTTCGCCTTTTCAGCGGGCGCGATCGCTCTCCTTTGCGTTGGCGGGGTGGCCGGGGCGCTCGGCAACGGCTTCCCGCAACGCTTCCCCGACTATGCCCAGCAACGGATTCCTGTCGGGGACTGGCGTAACGGCATCTGTTTCAACGAGGGCTCCAGCCGGATCGAAAGCTGGAATATCAAGGACTGCACGCTCACCAGCGGCTTTCCTACGACCGTCTTGCTGTGGGGCGACTCGTTCGCCGCCCACTATGTTTCAGGCCTGGAGGCCAACGTAAATCACCTTCAAGCCAACATCGTGGAATATACCTACGCAGGCTGCCCGCCGATTCTCTCCTACTTCTCCTATGCGCGCCCGGATTGTAAGCGGTTCAATCAGCGGGCTCTGAAGGTCATCCGGGACGTCGGCATCAAGACGGTTGTGCTCAGCGGTCGGTGGACCGACTACGAGGCCAGAAGTTTCGACGGCCTCCAGCAAACGATCGATACGCTTGGCGGCATGGGCGTGCGCGTGTTCGTCATCGGCCAGTCTCCGCAGTTCATAACCGACGTTCGGAAAATTGCGTTCTTCGCAAAGCGCGAAAATCTCGACGATACATCCTGGCCAATGGCCATGGATCCCGACATCAACGAGCGTGTGCGCTCATTCACCAAAGGCGCCACCTTCATCGATCCGCTGAAATTCCTCTGCAGCGCAGGACGCTGCTCCTATACCGACGCGGGTCAGTTTCTCTATTTCGACTATGGCCACTTCTCTTCGATCGGGGCCACGCTGGCGATTTCGAAATACTGGCCGGCTTTTGCCGCTGACAACGCCCTTGCCACGACGGAGTAA
- a CDS encoding DUF6460 domain-containing protein: MSALTRFLGDTPLRVILKLLVVSFLVGLVMNAFGWSPMDVLYGIRGFFVDLWNLGFRAIDRFLGYILLGAAIVVPVFILLRIANYRK; this comes from the coding sequence TTGTCCGCACTGACGCGCTTTCTCGGCGATACGCCGCTCCGGGTGATCCTGAAGCTGCTGGTGGTGTCATTCCTCGTCGGTCTCGTCATGAACGCCTTCGGCTGGTCGCCGATGGATGTGCTTTACGGCATCCGGGGATTCTTTGTCGACCTCTGGAATCTGGGCTTCCGCGCCATCGACCGTTTCCTCGGCTATATTCTGCTAGGCGCGGCGATCGTCGTTCCGGTTTTCATCTTGCTCAGGATCGCCAACTACCGCAAATAA
- a CDS encoding histone deacetylase: MPLQIVHHPDYDAGFAVNHRFPMSKYKLLMEALGARGLAGPAALNVPEPAPASWLKLAHAAGYVDQVLACEVPAKIEREIGFPVSPRVSLRAQLATGGTVLAARLALLNGIACNTAGGSHHARRAQGAGFCTFNDVAVAALVLLAEAVARNILIVDLDVHQGDGTADILGDEPRVFTFSMHGDRNYPARKIASDLDIALPDGTGDAAYLQRLGGILPELTAWARWDIAFYNAGVDIHAEDRLGRLSLSNDGVQARDNMVIRYFRALGIPVCGVIGGGYSTDVATLAARHAILFEVASGFA; the protein is encoded by the coding sequence ATGCCCCTGCAGATCGTCCATCATCCCGACTACGACGCCGGCTTCGCCGTCAACCATCGCTTCCCGATGAGCAAATACAAGCTGCTGATGGAAGCGCTGGGCGCGCGCGGACTGGCTGGGCCCGCCGCACTCAACGTGCCCGAACCGGCGCCGGCGTCATGGCTGAAGCTTGCCCATGCCGCCGGCTATGTCGACCAGGTTCTGGCTTGTGAAGTGCCTGCAAAAATCGAGCGCGAGATCGGCTTTCCGGTGAGCCCGCGCGTCTCGCTCAGGGCGCAGCTCGCAACGGGCGGCACGGTACTGGCGGCGCGGCTAGCGTTGCTGAACGGTATTGCCTGCAACACCGCCGGCGGCAGCCATCACGCGCGACGCGCGCAAGGCGCCGGCTTCTGCACCTTCAACGATGTTGCCGTGGCCGCACTAGTGCTGCTTGCCGAAGCTGTCGCCCGCAACATTCTGATCGTCGATCTCGACGTGCATCAGGGCGACGGCACGGCGGACATTCTCGGCGACGAGCCGCGCGTGTTCACCTTTTCCATGCATGGCGACCGCAACTATCCGGCGCGCAAGATCGCCTCCGACCTCGACATCGCGCTGCCCGACGGCACCGGCGATGCTGCCTATCTCCAACGGCTGGGCGGCATCCTGCCGGAACTCACCGCCTGGGCGCGCTGGGACATCGCTTTCTACAATGCAGGGGTCGACATCCATGCCGAGGACCGGCTTGGCAGGTTGTCGCTGTCGAACGACGGGGTGCAGGCCCGCGACAACATGGTGATCCGTTATTTCCGCGCCCTCGGCATCCCGGTCTGCGGCGTTATCGGCGGTGGCTATTCGACTGACGTGGCGACCCTCGCCGCGCGCCATGCCATCCTGTTCGAAGTGGCTTCAGGCTTCGCCTGA
- a CDS encoding MATE family efflux transporter codes for MGKRILDQVSATANSRPFIVTNRSVLAIAVPMTLAYLTTPLLGIVDTAVIGQFGDAALLGGLAAGALVFDVVFTSFNFLRSGTTGLVAQAVGRGDELEEQAVFWRAMLIAFVAGIVLAALAPLVAIAGQWFMSAEPRVSEAMALYIRIRLLAAPFSLINYAILGYVLGRGEGGLGLMLQLVLNGINIALCILLGLKLGWGVSGVAWATVAGEFVAMLLGLAIVIRRFRAVPRLPRHRLLDLAAFLRMLSLNRNIMIRSFSLLAAFALFTRQGAQFGTVTLAANAVLMNFFLIAGYFLDGFATAAEQLAGRAIGARAAVQFRQAVRLTLLWGFGLAATATLVLLLGGTDLVALITTSKDVRAVADIYLPWAAFTALSGVLAFQMDGVFIGATWSRDMRNMMLVSFLVFCAALLILAPAFGNHGLWAALHVFLLVRGFSLLAILRLRVRTAFQAVS; via the coding sequence ATGGGAAAGCGGATCCTGGACCAGGTATCAGCAACGGCCAACAGCCGGCCCTTCATCGTCACCAACCGCTCGGTGCTCGCCATCGCGGTGCCGATGACGCTCGCCTATCTGACGACGCCGCTGCTCGGCATTGTCGACACCGCGGTGATCGGGCAGTTCGGCGACGCTGCCCTTCTCGGTGGCTTGGCGGCGGGCGCCCTGGTCTTCGACGTCGTCTTCACCTCCTTCAATTTCTTGCGCTCCGGCACCACCGGCCTTGTCGCCCAGGCGGTCGGACGCGGCGACGAACTGGAGGAACAAGCGGTGTTCTGGCGCGCCATGCTGATAGCCTTCGTCGCCGGCATTGTGCTTGCCGCACTTGCACCACTGGTCGCCATCGCCGGGCAATGGTTCATGAGCGCCGAGCCGCGCGTCAGCGAGGCGATGGCGCTCTATATCCGCATCAGGCTGCTCGCCGCACCATTCTCGCTGATCAACTACGCCATCCTCGGCTACGTGCTGGGGCGTGGCGAGGGCGGGCTGGGACTGATGCTGCAACTGGTGTTGAACGGCATCAACATCGCGCTCTGCATCCTGCTCGGGCTGAAGCTCGGCTGGGGCGTTTCCGGTGTCGCCTGGGCCACCGTCGCCGGCGAATTCGTCGCAATGCTGCTCGGCCTGGCGATCGTCATCAGGCGTTTCCGGGCAGTACCTCGCCTGCCGCGCCATCGCCTCCTCGACCTGGCGGCATTCCTGCGCATGCTGTCGCTCAACCGCAACATCATGATCCGGTCGTTTTCGCTGCTCGCCGCCTTCGCGCTGTTCACCCGCCAAGGCGCACAATTCGGCACGGTGACGTTGGCCGCCAACGCGGTGCTGATGAATTTCTTTCTCATCGCCGGCTATTTCCTCGACGGTTTCGCCACGGCGGCCGAACAGCTTGCCGGACGGGCTATCGGCGCGCGTGCCGCCGTGCAATTCCGCCAGGCGGTGCGGCTGACCCTGTTGTGGGGCTTCGGGCTGGCGGCCACGGCGACGCTTGTCCTTTTGCTGGGCGGTACTGATCTGGTCGCCCTGATCACGACCTCAAAAGACGTTCGCGCCGTTGCCGACATCTATCTGCCCTGGGCGGCGTTCACCGCGCTCAGCGGCGTGCTGGCGTTTCAGATGGATGGCGTCTTCATCGGCGCGACCTGGTCGCGCGACATGCGCAACATGATGCTCGTGTCATTCCTCGTCTTCTGCGCGGCGCTGCTGATCTTGGCGCCGGCGTTCGGCAATCACGGCCTGTGGGCGGCGCTGCATGTCTTCCTGCTGGTGCGCGGCTTCAGCCTGCTGGCCATATTGCGGCTGCGGGTGCGGACCGCGTTCCAGGCCGTGTCCTGA
- a CDS encoding quinone-dependent dihydroorotate dehydrogenase, which produces MSVLDRLGQKFLFTFDPETAHGLSIAALKCGLPVARRPVRDDRLTVSVCGIDFPNPLGMAAGYDKNADVPDALLGLGFGFAEVGTITPLPQAGNPKPRIFRLTSDEAVINRLGFNNEGHEAAEKRLAARKGRAGIVGVNIGANKDSTDRVSDYERGIVRFAPHASYLTVNISSPNTPGLRNMQAREQLGELLSRVIAARSAVSVKPPIFLKIAPDLVEPELKDIAAEVTEKQIDGIIVSNTTISRPLLRSAGVAREAGGLSGKPLFERSTIVLAKMRKLLGPDRAIVGVGGVDSAETALEKIRAGADLVQLYTGMIYAGPSLPGRILSGMIRFVEKERLKSVRDLRDSRLDFWASKQL; this is translated from the coding sequence ATGAGCGTGCTCGACCGGCTCGGCCAGAAGTTCCTGTTCACATTTGATCCGGAAACAGCCCACGGCCTGTCGATCGCAGCGCTGAAATGCGGGCTGCCGGTCGCCCGGCGCCCCGTGCGCGACGATAGGCTGACTGTCAGCGTCTGCGGCATCGATTTCCCCAATCCGCTCGGCATGGCCGCCGGCTACGACAAGAACGCCGACGTTCCGGATGCATTGCTCGGCCTCGGCTTCGGCTTTGCCGAGGTCGGCACGATCACGCCGCTGCCGCAGGCTGGCAACCCGAAGCCGCGCATTTTCCGGCTGACATCGGACGAAGCAGTGATCAACCGGCTGGGCTTCAACAATGAGGGTCACGAAGCGGCCGAAAAACGGCTCGCCGCCCGCAAAGGCCGCGCTGGCATCGTCGGCGTCAATATCGGCGCCAACAAGGACAGCACCGACCGCGTCAGTGACTATGAGCGCGGCATTGTCAGGTTTGCGCCGCACGCCTCCTATCTGACGGTCAACATCTCCTCGCCGAACACGCCCGGCCTGCGCAACATGCAGGCGCGCGAACAGCTTGGCGAGCTTTTGTCCCGGGTCATCGCAGCGCGATCGGCGGTATCAGTGAAACCGCCGATTTTCCTGAAAATCGCGCCGGACCTGGTCGAACCCGAGCTCAAGGACATCGCTGCCGAGGTTACCGAGAAGCAGATAGACGGCATCATTGTCTCCAACACCACCATTTCCCGGCCTCTGCTGCGCAGCGCCGGCGTTGCTCGCGAGGCCGGAGGGCTTTCGGGAAAACCTTTGTTCGAGCGCTCGACCATCGTGCTGGCCAAAATGCGGAAATTGCTTGGCCCGGACCGCGCCATCGTCGGCGTCGGCGGCGTCGATTCCGCTGAGACGGCACTGGAGAAGATCCGCGCCGGCGCCGATCTCGTCCAGCTCTACACCGGCATGATCTATGCCGGGCCTTCGCTGCCGGGCCGCATTCTTTCCGGGATGATCCGTTTTGTGGAAAAAGAGCGGCTCAAATCCGTCCGAGATCTACGTGACAGCCGCCTCGACTTCTGGGCGTCGAAGCAACTCTAA
- a CDS encoding DUF952 domain-containing protein, which produces MSQIIYKIVPEALWREAERNGRFIGAPVDAADGFIHFSSGDQARETAAKHFAGQTGLLLVAIDGAKLDDALKYEVSRGGALFPHLYGPLDLEAVVWVQPLPLGTDGLHQFPMLEAE; this is translated from the coding sequence ATGTCTCAGATTATCTACAAGATAGTGCCTGAAGCGCTGTGGCGTGAGGCCGAAAGAAATGGCCGCTTCATCGGCGCGCCTGTCGATGCCGCCGACGGCTTCATCCATTTTTCCTCGGGCGACCAGGCCAGGGAAACGGCGGCAAAACACTTTGCCGGCCAGACCGGGCTGCTGCTGGTCGCCATCGATGGGGCAAAACTGGATGATGCGCTGAAATACGAGGTCTCGCGCGGCGGCGCGCTGTTCCCGCATCTTTACGGCCCGCTCGACCTCGAGGCCGTCGTCTGGGTGCAGCCATTGCCGCTTGGCACCGATGGACTGCACCAATTCCCGATGCTGGAGGCCGAATGA
- a CDS encoding response regulator transcription factor, whose amino-acid sequence MPSGYTFVIADDHPLFRGALREALAGIGNVAGIHEAGDFESAKALVAANEDVDLVLLDLSMPGASGLSGLISLRGIHPTVPLVVVSAHDDPVTIRRALDLGASGFISKSASMEEIRGAVQSVLAGDIAAPTGIDLGVERDPEISDLIKRLQALTPQQTRVLGMLAEGLLNKQIAYELGVSEATIKAHVSAILQKLGVDSRTQAVILLSKIGSDPLPAAG is encoded by the coding sequence GTGCCGTCAGGCTACACTTTCGTCATCGCCGACGACCATCCGCTTTTTCGCGGCGCGCTGAGAGAGGCGCTTGCCGGCATCGGCAACGTCGCCGGCATTCACGAGGCCGGCGATTTCGAAAGCGCCAAGGCGTTGGTTGCGGCCAATGAGGATGTCGATCTGGTGCTGCTCGACTTGTCCATGCCGGGCGCGAGCGGCCTTTCCGGTCTGATCTCGCTGCGCGGCATCCATCCGACGGTGCCGCTGGTGGTGGTGTCGGCGCATGACGACCCGGTGACCATCCGTCGCGCGCTCGATCTCGGCGCTTCGGGTTTCATCTCCAAATCGGCCAGCATGGAGGAGATCCGCGGCGCCGTGCAGTCGGTGCTTGCCGGCGACATCGCCGCGCCCACCGGCATCGATCTCGGCGTCGAGCGCGATCCCGAGATCTCCGATCTGATCAAGCGGCTGCAGGCGCTGACGCCGCAGCAGACGCGTGTGCTCGGCATGCTGGCCGAAGGACTGCTCAACAAGCAGATCGCCTACGAACTCGGCGTCTCCGAAGCGACGATCAAGGCCCATGTCTCGGCCATCCTGCAGAAACTTGGCGTCGACAGCCGCACCCAGGCGGTAATCCTGCTGTCCAAGATCGGCAGCGACCCGCTGCCGGCAGCGGGCTGA
- a CDS encoding PAS domain-containing hybrid sensor histidine kinase/response regulator, whose amino-acid sequence MQGWFIVIIAIAYVTLLFAIASLGDRRSTTSGPGQARPFIYALSLAIYCTSWTFFGSVGLSSERGLEFLGIYTGPVLVFVFGFPLLRRIVRLAKTEKITSIADFLGARYGKSFTVAAIATLIATIGAVPYMALQLKAISGSVSLMVEHYTGSPPSFDPFVSDISLVVAMLLALFAVLFGTRHADATEHQDGLMLAVAVETVVKLAAFLAIGLLVTFLIFGGPGDMVDKLAQNTQVQQAMGYSTSLATWLVLTCLSGFAIIMLPRQFYVTIVENRSEAELRTATWVFPLYLVAINLFVLPIALAGLALVGTRTSSDLYVLSLPLLSGHDLLAMAAFIGGLSAATAMVIVESVALSIMISNDLVIPLFVRRLLKTTTSENEDWSTLILNVRRAAIFIMLFIAFLYYRESTDSARLSSIGLMSFAAIAQFAPAFIGGLIWRGANGRGAVLGMVAGIVVWGYTLLLPSLAVPDTGIVVHGLFGFEALRPQALFGTVAEPLNHGVLWSLSINTLFFVFGSLSRASVPLERIQASIFVPREASPMPSLRRFRTTVTVNDLKDTIARYLGVERTERSFQSFEESSGTSLHGNEQASMDVIRFSEQLLASAVGSSSARLILSLLLRRNDRESKDAFRLLDDATEALQHNRDLLQIALDQMEQGITVFDRDFRLICWNRQYRALFDLPDEMGQVGVSLDRILRHLAERGDIPADQRVTMLNRLTSFVSPWQMELKTSGRILELRSNPMPDGGIVATYADISGRVEQDLALKRANESLEQRVKHRTVELTRVNEELAQAQMLAEEANLGKTRFLAAAGHDILQPLNAARLYCSSLIEKAGKGPAGRAAINIESSLESVETILGAVLDISRLDAGAMKPDDTVFSLDELLRQIGNDFQPLAAEKKLGLTIMPSSLSVTTDRNLLRRLIQNLVSNAIKYTRHGRILVGVRRRGELAEIQVIDTGIGIAGDKLNTVFHEFTRLDEGAREAEGLGLGLSIVDRIARVLRLELRIFSNPGKGTRFSVILPVATVQEPRREVEAKAPVRAAASLAGLRVLCIDNDARILGGMRLLLEGWGCSVDTFSGSDDLEGSSMHRPDIVLADYHLDGETGLEMIAKLRAIHGQDLPAVLVTADRSSEVRTAAGRLDVPVINKPLKPAVLRSMMARVRPLASAAE is encoded by the coding sequence GTGCAGGGCTGGTTCATCGTCATCATCGCGATCGCCTATGTGACGTTGCTGTTCGCCATCGCCAGCCTCGGCGACCGGCGCTCGACGACATCCGGGCCTGGCCAGGCCCGGCCCTTCATCTATGCGCTCAGTCTCGCCATTTACTGCACCTCCTGGACCTTCTTCGGTTCGGTGGGGCTGTCCTCCGAGCGCGGCCTCGAATTCCTCGGCATCTATACCGGACCGGTGCTGGTGTTCGTGTTCGGCTTTCCGCTGCTTCGGCGCATCGTCAGGCTGGCCAAGACCGAGAAGATCACCTCGATCGCGGATTTCCTCGGCGCCCGCTACGGCAAGAGCTTTACCGTTGCGGCGATCGCCACTCTGATCGCGACGATCGGCGCGGTGCCCTATATGGCGCTGCAGCTGAAGGCGATTTCCGGCTCGGTCAGCCTGATGGTCGAGCATTATACCGGCTCGCCGCCGTCCTTCGATCCCTTCGTCAGCGACATCTCGCTGGTCGTCGCCATGCTGCTTGCGCTGTTTGCGGTGCTGTTCGGCACGCGCCACGCCGACGCCACCGAGCACCAGGATGGGCTGATGCTGGCGGTGGCGGTCGAAACCGTGGTCAAGCTCGCCGCCTTCCTGGCGATCGGCCTGCTGGTGACCTTCCTGATCTTCGGCGGGCCAGGCGATATGGTCGACAAGCTCGCCCAGAACACGCAAGTGCAGCAAGCGATGGGTTACAGCACGTCGCTCGCAACCTGGCTGGTACTGACATGTTTGAGCGGTTTCGCCATCATCATGCTGCCGCGCCAGTTCTACGTCACCATCGTCGAGAACCGCAGCGAGGCCGAGTTGCGCACCGCGACATGGGTGTTTCCGCTCTATCTGGTGGCGATCAACCTTTTCGTGCTGCCGATCGCGCTCGCTGGCCTGGCGCTGGTCGGCACCAGAACCAGCAGCGACCTCTACGTCTTGTCGCTGCCGCTGCTCAGCGGTCACGATTTGCTGGCCATGGCGGCCTTCATCGGCGGTCTGTCGGCGGCGACCGCGATGGTGATCGTCGAAAGCGTCGCGCTGTCGATCATGATCTCCAACGACCTCGTCATTCCGCTGTTCGTGCGCCGCCTCCTCAAGACCACGACATCCGAGAACGAGGACTGGTCGACGCTCATCCTCAACGTGCGGCGGGCGGCGATCTTCATCATGCTGTTCATCGCCTTCCTCTACTATCGCGAGAGCACCGACAGCGCGCGGCTCTCGTCCATCGGCCTGATGTCCTTCGCCGCAATTGCGCAGTTTGCGCCTGCCTTTATCGGCGGACTGATCTGGCGCGGCGCCAACGGCAGGGGCGCCGTACTCGGCATGGTTGCCGGCATCGTCGTCTGGGGCTACACGCTGCTGCTCCCCTCGCTTGCCGTGCCGGATACCGGCATCGTCGTCCACGGCCTTTTCGGTTTCGAAGCATTGCGCCCACAAGCGCTGTTCGGCACCGTCGCCGAGCCCCTGAACCACGGCGTCTTGTGGAGCCTGTCGATCAACACGCTGTTCTTCGTGTTCGGCTCGCTGTCACGCGCGTCGGTGCCGCTGGAGCGCATCCAGGCGTCGATTTTCGTGCCGCGCGAGGCGAGCCCTATGCCGAGCCTGCGCCGCTTCCGGACCACCGTCACCGTCAACGATCTCAAGGACACCATCGCGCGCTACCTTGGCGTCGAACGCACCGAACGGTCCTTCCAGTCGTTCGAAGAGAGCAGTGGCACTTCGCTGCACGGCAACGAGCAGGCCAGCATGGACGTCATCCGCTTCTCCGAGCAGCTTCTGGCGAGTGCCGTCGGCTCCTCCTCGGCGCGGCTGATCCTGTCGCTGCTCCTACGCCGCAACGACCGCGAATCCAAGGATGCCTTCCGCCTGCTTGACGACGCCACCGAGGCGCTGCAGCACAACCGCGACCTGCTGCAGATCGCGCTCGACCAGATGGAACAAGGCATCACCGTCTTCGACAGGGATTTCCGGCTGATCTGCTGGAACCGTCAGTATCGGGCGCTGTTCGACCTGCCCGATGAGATGGGCCAGGTCGGCGTCTCGCTCGATCGCATTCTGCGCCACCTTGCCGAGCGTGGCGACATTCCGGCAGATCAGCGGGTAACAATGCTCAACCGCCTCACCAGTTTCGTCAGCCCGTGGCAGATGGAACTGAAGACCAGCGGCCGCATCCTGGAATTGCGCTCCAACCCGATGCCGGACGGCGGCATCGTCGCCACCTATGCCGACATTTCAGGTCGCGTCGAGCAGGATCTGGCGCTGAAGCGTGCCAATGAATCGCTGGAACAACGGGTCAAGCACCGCACCGTCGAACTGACCCGTGTCAACGAGGAGCTGGCGCAGGCGCAGATGCTGGCGGAGGAGGCCAATCTCGGCAAGACGCGTTTCCTCGCTGCCGCCGGTCATGACATCCTGCAACCGCTGAACGCTGCCCGCCTTTATTGCTCATCGCTGATCGAAAAGGCCGGCAAGGGCCCTGCCGGCAGGGCCGCGATCAACATCGAATCCTCGCTGGAATCAGTCGAGACCATTCTCGGCGCTGTGCTCGACATTTCCCGTCTCGATGCCGGCGCGATGAAACCGGACGACACTGTCTTCAGCCTGGACGAACTGCTGCGCCAGATCGGCAACGACTTCCAGCCGCTTGCCGCCGAGAAGAAACTCGGCCTGACGATCATGCCGTCGTCGCTCAGCGTGACGACTGACCGCAATCTGTTGCGCCGCCTGATCCAGAACCTCGTCTCCAATGCCATCAAATACACCCGCCATGGCCGCATCCTGGTCGGCGTGCGGCGGCGCGGCGAATTGGCCGAGATACAGGTGATCGATACCGGCATCGGCATTGCCGGCGACAAGCTGAACACGGTCTTTCACGAATTCACCCGGCTCGACGAGGGCGCGCGCGAGGCTGAAGGCCTCGGTCTCGGCCTTTCAATCGTCGACCGCATCGCTCGCGTCTTGCGCCTCGAACTCCGGATATTTTCGAACCCCGGCAAGGGCACGCGCTTCTCCGTCATCCTGCCGGTCGCGACGGTGCAGGAGCCGCGGCGCGAGGTCGAGGCGAAGGCGCCCGTCCGCGCCGCGGCTTCGCTTGCCGGGCTGCGCGTGCTCTGCATCGACAATGACGCCCGCATCCTCGGCGGCATGCGGCTGCTGCTCGAGGGCTGGGGCTGCAGCGTCGACACTTTTTCCGGCTCAGATGATCTTGAGGGCTCCAGCATGCATCGCCCCGACATCGTGCTTGCCGACTATCATCTCGACGGCGAGACCGGTCTCGAAATGATTGCTAAACTACGCGCGATCCACGGCCAGGACCTGCCGGCCGTGCTGGTCACCGCCGACCGCTCGAGCGAGGTGCGCACTGCTGCCGGCAGGCTCGACGTGCCGGTGATCAACAAGCCGCTCAAACCAGCGGTGCTGCGGTCGATGATGGCCAGGGTCAGGCCGCTGGCGTCGGCTGCCGAGTAG
- the mscL gene encoding large conductance mechanosensitive channel protein MscL: protein MLKEFQEFISRGNVMDLAVGVIIGAAFGRIVDSLVNDIIMPFIGALGGVDFSNYFIGLSSAVNATNLVDARKQGAVFAYGNFITVALNFIILAFIIFLMVKAVNNLRKRLEAEKPPAPAAPPPADVALLTEIRDLLARK, encoded by the coding sequence ATGCTGAAAGAATTCCAGGAGTTCATTTCCAGGGGCAATGTGATGGACCTGGCGGTCGGCGTCATCATCGGCGCTGCCTTCGGCAGAATCGTCGATTCGCTGGTCAACGACATCATCATGCCCTTCATCGGCGCCCTTGGAGGCGTCGATTTCTCAAACTATTTCATAGGTCTGTCGTCCGCGGTAAACGCAACCAACCTCGTCGACGCGCGCAAGCAAGGCGCGGTGTTTGCCTATGGTAACTTCATCACCGTGGCGCTGAATTTCATCATCCTCGCCTTCATCATCTTCCTGATGGTCAAGGCGGTGAACAATCTGCGCAAGCGGCTGGAAGCCGAGAAACCGCCTGCGCCTGCGGCTCCGCCGCCGGCCGACGTTGCGCTGCTTACCGAAATTCGCGATCTCCTTGCCAGGAAATAG